In Candidatus Omnitrophota bacterium, the DNA window AGAGCGTCTGCTCCATCGCGATTTTGATCTCTTGCGATTGATAAAGAGCATTGAAGCATTCCCCGATCCGCTCCCATTCCGGCGTCTCGCGCAGAGCGGCTCCGGCGGCGGTTTGCGGCGCCAGTTGAACGCACAAGCCGATCCCCTCGGCGGCTAGCGGCGCCATCGACTCCAGCGCCTCGGCGATGCGCTGAATCTCTTCCCGCAGCCGCGAAAGGCTGCTCGCCGAAGGTTGCAACTCTGCCAAGCGTTGGCGCAACGTCGCTTCTTGGAGAGCATAACGCCGCAGCGCTTCTTCCAGCGTCATGATTTCCGTCCCGTCCAACAACGCGCCGCCTTCGGTGGCGTCGATGATCTTTGCCTGAGTACGGCGAAATTCCTCGCCAAACTGCCGGATGTACAATGCCATGATCTGCGAGGTAGGAACAAGTTTTCCCCTAACGCCGTTTACCCAGACAATCTCTTCCCGCAGCGGTCTGGCGTTGAATCGAGGGCCAAGATCGGCTTGCAAAACGCCCTCTTCGATTTTGCCGTGTTCGCGCCGCAGCGCCGAGGCGGCGGCGTGCGTCGTTCCCCCCTCCGGATCGAACGCTAGATCGAGGCCAACGAATATGATGGGATCGGCGCCCAATTCACGGGCGAGATAGAACGCCGTATGGCCCACGGAGCCGCCTTTGGGTAGATAACCGTAAGGTCCGGCGGTCTCCTCCAGCCAGCGCGTGAACGCCGCCTTCTCCAAATTCAAAAACATCCGCCGGTGGGGCCATCGCGCTGGTATGGCGAAGTAGACTTCGGGATCGAAGGCGAGAATCGTGTTCGGAGCGGGAACGACGTTTTCGAAATGCTTGGCGTTCAATTCCGTAGGATCCGTGGAGACGACGAAATCGGGATCGACGCCTTGGTTCTTCAGCGTCCGATAGGCGGTATCTACGCAGAAAATCGTGAAGCCGGACTGGGCTTGGCGCAGCAGAAAAGCGTTCTTATCCAGCGATGGTCCCGCTGCGACGACGATGGCGGGCCGCTTGTTTAGTAAATTTCCCGCCTCCCGCAATCCGAAAGAATGTACGGCGGC includes these proteins:
- a CDS encoding 6-hydroxymethylpterin diphosphokinase MptE-like protein — protein: MDHYARNLDALRKTRPELADAIDRAAPDPRHYRLLDTRSGAPTLEIIADDGKAEFWHSRYDPLREAERDISSIDHSSIYIPLFAGCGLGYSLRLLWDRHREEFFDLVLVERDAGILRLAMEVTRLDDILSDPRVYIHIGEDLNAWGELVRKITPALVSGKLQAVVHPPSQKLYRAYYQNAFEILRQRMRLARAEFDLMIRSGATIQKNLWLNLPAAVHSFGLREAGNLLNKRPAIVVAAGPSLDKNAFLLRQAQSGFTIFCVDTAYRTLKNQGVDPDFVVSTDPTELNAKHFENVVPAPNTILAFDPEVYFAIPARWPHRRMFLNLEKAAFTRWLEETAGPYGYLPKGGSVGHTAFYLARELGADPIIFVGLDLAFDPEGGTTHAAASALRREHGKIEEGVLQADLGPRFNARPLREEIVWVNGVRGKLVPTSQIMALYIRQFGEEFRRTQAKIIDATEGGALLDGTEIMTLEEALRRYALQEATLRQRLAELQPSASSLSRLREEIQRIAEALESMAPLAAEGIGLCVQLAPQTAAGAALRETPEWERIGECFNALYQSQEIKIAMEQTLFSAVYYFIQKERFDRTDIRLNKYKNYFESYQALRPSFRELLKRVETILE